One Amycolatopsis sp. NBC_00355 genomic window carries:
- a CDS encoding SDR family NAD(P)-dependent oxidoreductase: MTTSSEQIVEALRAALKENERLKRRNRELTTATAEPIAIVGISCRFPGGVREPADLWRVVADGVDAVTGFPADRGWDLDALYSADRDRPGTTYTRSGGFLDGVADFDPAFFGISPREALSMDPQQRLLLEASWEAVEHARIDPLSLRGSKTGVFAGLVYHDYGSWLSRAPEDLEGYLSTGISGSVASGRISYTLGLAGPAVTVDTACSSSLVALHLACESLRRGECTLALAGGVAVLATPMMFVEFARQGALSADGRCRSFAAGADGTALSEGVGMLLVERLSDARRRGHPVLAVVRGSAINQDGASSGLTAPNGPAQQQVIRSALAAAGLAASDVDAVEAHGTGTRLGDPIEAQALLATYGQDRPADRPLWLGSVKSNLGHTQAAAGIASIVKLVEAMRHGVLPKSLHLDEPTPQVDWTAGAVSLLAEPVPWPETGRPRRAGVSSFGISGTNAHVVLEQAPADDEPGTHTGVVPWVVTGATEAAAQAQAARLRAFAAARPELSTSDIGLSLLATRPARDHRIVVAGADRQALLAGLASARPRRVGGGRPAFLFTGQGGQRPGMGRELYERYPVYARAFDEACAAAGLDRDLVLGGADLTRTDLAQPAIFALEVALYRLFEAWGARPDRLAGHSIGEVAAAHVAGVLSLADAGTLIAARGRLLASLPETGAMVAIQATEAEVRARLRDFTGVAAGQAAGVEGRVRSVGAADAGGIAAEGGVRSRPADVVAGQVAEVEVRARLDGVAGNNSAGIAGGQAAGAGVRDDLTGVVDIAAVQAAGAEVRSGPADVAAGQVAEVEVRARLDGVAGNNSAGIAAGQATGAEVRDYLTGVVDIAAVNGPGSVVVSGAAEAVAAIAAHFAEQGRRTKRLSVSHAFHSPLVEPVLDEFRAVVASLDYERPRIPIVSTVSPSADLATPGYWVEHVRATVRFADAVTALAEAGVTTCVELGPDAVLSAMGAECADLTFVPALRAGEPEATTVAAALGHVRDADWPGFFAGARTVDLPGYAFQRERFWLEHDRPHDDPWRYRITWPTLPDRPAAPPSGTWLVLVPADGDPWADDIREALDVVTVTLDTGLDRHAVAERIRAALGETTPAGVLSLLAAATAPHPGHPGIPAGLALTTTALQALRVDAPCWLVTRSAVAVGPDEVPDPDQARIWGFGQVAALEAPDRDLRLADVAADAVPRFLALLGAAGEHRLAAGEHRLAAGEHRPAAGEHRPAAGRDGLFGTYAEDQVAVRRDGVHGRRLVRATAPATAPERPWRPRGTVLVTGGTGALGAHVARWLAETGAAHLVLTSRRGLDAPGAPALRDELTALGVRVTVAACDVADRAALAALLAEHPPNAVVHAAGVAQFTPVDATDAAELARVAAAKTRGAAHLDELLAGTDLDAFVLFSSVSGVWGADGQAAYAAANAYLDALARRRRARGLPATAIAWGAWGETGMSTREGVEAHLRRRGLAAMPPRRAVAAVQHALDHGDTAVVVADVDWAAFTAGRRGRLLADLPEARQSAAKATTTLAARLAELPEADRRPFVTELVHRHVAAVLGHRAPGTVDPGRAFRELGFDSLTAVDLRDRLNGDTGLRLSATVVFDHPDVAALAAELHRAALGTVPDETPTTPERADEPIAVIGVACRFPGGADTPDRFWDLVRSGRDAVSGFPEDRGWDLAALYDPEPGVPGRTYTRSGGFLGDAAGFDAAFFGISPREARAMDPQQRVLLETSWEAVERAGIDPHRLRGSRTGVFAGVTHQGYGPPWDSAAGAAAGHLLTGIASSVVAGRVAYTFGLEGPALSVDTSCSSSLVALHLAAESLRRGESTLALAGGVTVMSNPGAFVEFGRQRGLAPDGRCKPFAAAADGTAWGEGAGVLLLERLSDAERHGHEVLAVLRGSAVNSDGASNGLTAPNGPSQQRVIRAALANAGLSASDVDVVEAHGTGTTLGDPIEAQALLATYGQDRPADRPLWLGSVKSNIGHTQAAAGVAGVIKMVEALRHGVLPPTLHLDEPTPRVDWSAGAVRLLDGAVDWPAGDRPRRAGVSSFGMSGTNAHVVLEQAPVRARPGAATVPATVPLALSAKTGTALAAQAARLLSHVDGADVRWADLGASLAARPLFDHRAVVLPGVDPRAALQALATGRRTTSVLSGVATAAGRTVFVFPGQGGQWAGMGARLLRESEVFAKRMAECDAALGEFVDWSVTGVLLGEPGAPGLDAVDVVQPALFATMVSLARLWQSAGVEPAAVVGHSQGEIAAACVAGALSLSDAARVVALRSKALGELAGQGGMVSVALPGPAAAALLARWDDRLALAAVNGPSSVVVSGDPEALQELVARCESDGVRARAVPVDYASHSAHVERIRDRLLSELAPIRPRVPGIAFWSTVTGERLDGPATDAGYWYRNLRQTVLLEPVVERLAEAGHTAFVEVGPHPVLLAAVLETVEASGADAVVTGTLRRGDDSLDRFAESVAALHVRGVAVDWRSFFPDARRVPLPTYPFERERFWLDRGAPAAGPPASGHPLLGAVVAVAGRAEVAFAGRLGVADRPWLADHAVHGAILFPGTGFLELASAAGDRTGCATVEELTLEAPLVLPATGTVETQVLVGEPDDTGRRVVAVHSRPEGGEWTRHATGVLSAAEPPAAGPVEWPPPGAVPVDLTGFYDHLADRGYGYGPAFRGLRAAWRAGDDVYAEVRLPDGCPAESFGLHPALLDAALHAAGLRGAPDGLPFSWTGYTRFAAEATGVRVRLSPAGDGIAVTVVDETGEPVARIDALVTRPAPELARPATADGLHRLTWVPVPGPGAATTWTEVSTVDELAGVSGDLVAGFAVEDGDPATTVRRTTLRALELLQAFLGDEHRAGTDRLVLHTRGAVATGAGELPDPAQAAVWGLVRSAQSEHPGRFVLVDDPAGDALGAALALGEPQVAVRDGEFRVPRLARLAPGDATPVWGGGTVLVTGASGLIGGLVARRLVTHHGVTRLALLGRRGADTPEAAALLAGLGAEATWHACDVADRAALAGVVAGLPDLTAVVHSAGALDDGVVTALTPDRLETVLRPKLDAALALHEVTKNRDLAAFLLFSSASGLLGTAGQAGYAASNAFLDAYTQRLRAAGVPAKALAWGLWAEPSAMSGGLGDVYLARGARIGLLPLSSEQGLELFDAALTVDEAVVVPVRVDTAVLRTAEAGVPPVLRGLAGPHRRRAADPVHRPDPDGFARRMRALSQAERAEALLGLVRELTADALGLPSAAAVRDDRGFLEVGFDSLIAVEFRNRLSAATGVKLPSTLVFDHPSPAAVAEFAAARLAGNGEDTAAAALAGLDGVAAVLRSAGPEARARIVTRLQALVADPGAAPDDAGSDDLAGASDEELFDLIDNDFGMA; the protein is encoded by the coding sequence ATGACCACCTCTTCCGAGCAGATCGTCGAAGCTCTCCGCGCCGCGCTGAAGGAGAACGAGCGCCTCAAACGCCGCAACCGGGAGCTCACGACCGCGACCGCCGAGCCGATCGCCATCGTCGGGATCAGCTGCCGGTTCCCCGGCGGCGTCCGGGAACCGGCGGACCTGTGGCGGGTGGTGGCCGACGGCGTCGACGCGGTCACGGGCTTCCCCGCCGACCGCGGCTGGGACCTCGACGCCCTCTACAGCGCCGACCGCGACCGGCCCGGCACCACCTACACCCGCTCGGGCGGGTTCCTCGACGGCGTCGCCGACTTCGACCCGGCGTTCTTCGGGATCAGCCCGCGCGAGGCGTTGTCGATGGACCCGCAGCAGCGGCTGCTGCTGGAGGCGTCGTGGGAGGCGGTCGAGCACGCCCGGATCGACCCGCTTTCCTTGCGTGGCAGCAAGACCGGGGTGTTCGCCGGGCTCGTCTACCACGACTACGGCTCCTGGCTGAGCCGCGCGCCGGAGGACCTCGAGGGTTACCTCAGCACCGGGATCTCCGGCAGTGTCGCCTCGGGCCGGATCTCCTACACCCTCGGCTTGGCCGGCCCCGCCGTCACGGTCGACACGGCGTGCTCGTCGTCGCTGGTGGCCCTGCACCTGGCCTGCGAATCCCTGCGCCGCGGTGAATGCACGCTCGCGCTGGCCGGCGGGGTCGCAGTGCTGGCGACGCCGATGATGTTCGTCGAGTTCGCGCGGCAGGGGGCGCTGTCGGCCGACGGGCGGTGCCGCTCGTTCGCCGCCGGCGCCGACGGGACGGCGCTGAGCGAGGGTGTCGGCATGCTGCTGGTCGAGCGGCTGTCCGACGCCCGGCGGCGGGGCCACCCCGTGCTCGCCGTCGTCCGCGGTTCGGCGATCAACCAGGACGGCGCGAGCAGTGGCCTGACCGCCCCGAACGGCCCGGCGCAGCAGCAGGTCATCCGGTCCGCGCTGGCGGCCGCCGGCCTGGCCGCATCGGACGTCGACGCGGTCGAGGCCCACGGCACCGGCACGCGGCTGGGCGACCCGATCGAGGCGCAGGCGCTGCTGGCGACGTACGGGCAGGACCGTCCCGCCGACCGGCCGCTGTGGCTGGGTTCGGTGAAGTCCAACCTCGGCCACACCCAGGCCGCGGCGGGCATCGCGAGCATCGTCAAGCTCGTCGAGGCGATGCGGCACGGCGTGCTGCCGAAGTCCCTGCACCTCGACGAGCCGACCCCGCAGGTGGACTGGACCGCCGGCGCGGTGTCCCTGCTGGCCGAGCCGGTGCCCTGGCCGGAGACGGGCCGGCCGCGCCGGGCCGGGGTGTCCTCGTTCGGGATCTCCGGGACGAACGCGCACGTCGTCCTGGAGCAGGCGCCGGCCGACGACGAGCCGGGCACCCACACGGGCGTGGTGCCCTGGGTGGTGACCGGCGCGACCGAGGCCGCGGCGCAGGCGCAGGCCGCGCGGTTGCGCGCCTTCGCGGCGGCCCGCCCGGAACTGTCCACATCGGACATCGGGTTGTCGCTGCTGGCCACCCGGCCGGCCCGGGACCACCGGATCGTCGTCGCGGGCGCTGACCGGCAGGCTTTGCTCGCCGGGCTCGCTTCCGCGCGGCCACGCCGGGTGGGCGGCGGGAGGCCGGCGTTCCTGTTCACCGGCCAGGGCGGCCAGCGCCCCGGGATGGGCCGCGAGCTGTACGAGCGGTACCCGGTCTACGCGCGCGCGTTCGACGAGGCCTGCGCGGCCGCGGGCCTCGACCGCGACCTCGTGCTCGGCGGCGCGGACCTGACCCGCACGGACCTGGCCCAGCCGGCGATCTTCGCCCTGGAAGTGGCGCTCTACCGGCTGTTCGAGGCGTGGGGCGCCCGCCCGGACCGGCTGGCAGGCCACTCGATCGGCGAGGTGGCGGCGGCCCACGTCGCGGGCGTGCTGTCGCTGGCCGACGCCGGAACGCTCATCGCCGCCCGCGGCCGCCTGCTGGCGTCCCTCCCGGAAACCGGCGCGATGGTCGCCATCCAGGCAACGGAGGCCGAGGTCCGCGCTCGGCTCAGGGACTTCACGGGCGTCGCCGCCGGTCAGGCGGCCGGGGTCGAGGGCCGTGTCCGGTCGGTCGGTGCTGCCGACGCCGGAGGCATCGCGGCCGAGGGCGGAGTCCGGTCCCGGCCGGCCGATGTCGTTGCCGGTCAAGTGGCCGAGGTCGAGGTTCGTGCTCGGTTGGATGGTGTGGCGGGCAACAACTCCGCCGGCATCGCCGGCGGTCAAGCGGCCGGGGCCGGGGTTCGCGACGACCTGACCGGCGTCGTCGACATCGCCGCCGTCCAGGCTGCCGGGGCCGAGGTCCGGTCCGGGCCGGCTGATGTCGCCGCCGGTCAAGTGGCCGAGGTCGAGGTTCGTGCTCGGTTGGATGGTGTGGCGGGCAACAACTCCGCCGGCATCGCCGCCGGTCAAGCGACCGGGGCCGAGGTTCGCGACTACCTGACCGGCGTCGTCGACATCGCCGCCGTCAACGGGCCCGGGTCCGTGGTCGTCTCCGGGGCTGCGGAAGCCGTCGCCGCCATTGCGGCGCACTTCGCCGAACAGGGCCGCCGGACCAAGCGGCTGAGCGTGTCGCACGCCTTCCACTCGCCGCTGGTGGAGCCGGTGCTCGACGAGTTCCGGGCCGTCGTCGCGAGCCTGGACTACGAGCGGCCCCGGATCCCGATCGTCTCGACCGTCTCGCCGTCGGCGGACCTCGCCACCCCCGGCTACTGGGTCGAGCACGTGCGCGCGACCGTCCGGTTCGCCGACGCCGTCACCGCGCTGGCCGAGGCGGGCGTGACGACCTGCGTCGAACTGGGGCCGGACGCCGTGCTCTCGGCGATGGGCGCGGAGTGCGCGGACCTCACCTTCGTCCCGGCCCTGAGGGCGGGGGAGCCGGAAGCGACCACCGTCGCCGCCGCCCTCGGGCACGTCCGCGACGCCGACTGGCCGGGGTTCTTCGCCGGCGCCCGGACCGTCGACCTGCCCGGTTACGCCTTCCAGCGGGAGCGGTTCTGGCTGGAGCACGACCGGCCGCACGACGACCCGTGGCGCTACCGGATCACCTGGCCGACGCTGCCGGACCGGCCGGCCGCCCCGCCGTCGGGTACCTGGCTGGTCCTCGTCCCGGCCGACGGCGACCCCTGGGCGGACGACATCCGCGAAGCGCTCGACGTCGTCACCGTCACGCTCGACACCGGCCTCGACCGCCACGCCGTCGCCGAGCGGATCCGGGCCGCCCTGGGCGAGACGACCCCGGCCGGGGTCCTGTCGCTCCTGGCCGCCGCCACCGCGCCGCACCCCGGGCACCCCGGGATCCCGGCCGGGCTCGCGCTCACCACCACCGCGCTCCAGGCCCTCCGCGTCGACGCGCCCTGCTGGCTGGTCACGCGATCCGCGGTCGCGGTCGGCCCGGACGAGGTGCCGGACCCGGACCAGGCCCGGATCTGGGGGTTCGGCCAGGTGGCCGCCCTCGAAGCACCGGACCGCGATCTCCGGCTCGCCGACGTCGCCGCCGACGCCGTGCCCCGGTTCCTCGCCCTGCTCGGCGCGGCCGGCGAGCACCGACTGGCGGCCGGCGAGCACCGACTGGCGGCCGGCGAGCACCGACCGGCGGCCGGCGAGCACCGACCGGCAGCCGGCCGCGACGGCCTGTTCGGCACGTATGCCGAGGACCAGGTCGCGGTCCGCCGCGACGGCGTCCACGGCCGCCGGCTGGTCCGCGCGACCGCCCCGGCCACCGCGCCCGAACGGCCGTGGCGTCCGCGCGGCACGGTGCTGGTGACCGGCGGCACCGGCGCGCTCGGCGCGCACGTCGCCCGCTGGCTCGCCGAAACCGGCGCGGCGCACCTCGTCCTCACCAGCCGCCGAGGCCTCGACGCGCCGGGCGCCCCGGCACTGCGGGACGAGCTGACCGCGCTCGGCGTGCGGGTGACCGTCGCCGCGTGCGACGTCGCCGATCGCGCCGCTCTCGCCGCGCTGCTGGCCGAGCACCCGCCGAACGCCGTCGTGCACGCCGCCGGCGTCGCGCAGTTCACCCCCGTCGACGCCACGGACGCCGCCGAGCTGGCCCGGGTCGCCGCGGCCAAGACCCGCGGCGCGGCGCACCTGGACGAGCTGCTGGCCGGCACCGACCTGGACGCCTTCGTGCTGTTCTCCTCGGTCTCCGGGGTCTGGGGCGCCGACGGTCAAGCGGCCTACGCCGCCGCGAACGCCTACCTCGACGCGCTCGCGCGGCGCCGCCGCGCCCGGGGTCTGCCGGCCACGGCCATCGCCTGGGGCGCGTGGGGCGAAACCGGCATGTCCACCCGCGAAGGCGTCGAAGCGCACCTGCGCCGCCGCGGTCTCGCCGCGATGCCGCCCCGGCGCGCGGTGGCCGCGGTGCAGCACGCCCTCGACCACGGCGACACCGCCGTCGTCGTCGCGGACGTCGACTGGGCCGCCTTCACCGCCGGCCGCCGCGGCCGGTTGCTGGCGGACCTGCCCGAAGCCCGCCAGTCCGCGGCGAAAGCGACCACGACGCTCGCGGCGCGGCTGGCGGAGCTGCCCGAGGCCGACCGGCGGCCGTTCGTCACCGAACTGGTCCACCGGCACGTCGCCGCGGTGCTCGGCCACCGCGCGCCGGGCACCGTCGACCCCGGCCGCGCCTTCCGCGAGCTGGGGTTCGACTCGCTCACCGCCGTCGACCTGCGTGACCGGCTCAACGGCGACACCGGGCTGCGGCTGTCCGCGACCGTCGTGTTCGACCACCCGGACGTCGCCGCGCTCGCCGCGGAGCTGCACCGCGCGGCGCTCGGCACCGTGCCGGACGAAACGCCCACCACGCCCGAAAGAGCCGACGAACCGATCGCCGTGATCGGCGTCGCCTGCCGGTTCCCCGGGGGCGCCGACACCCCCGACCGGTTCTGGGACCTCGTGCGCTCCGGCCGCGACGCCGTCTCGGGCTTCCCCGAAGACCGCGGCTGGGACCTCGCCGCGCTGTACGACCCCGAGCCCGGCGTGCCCGGCAGGACCTACACCCGCTCCGGCGGGTTCCTCGGCGACGCCGCCGGGTTCGACGCCGCGTTCTTCGGCATCAGCCCGCGCGAGGCCCGGGCGATGGACCCGCAGCAGCGGGTGCTGCTGGAGACGTCGTGGGAGGCGGTCGAACGCGCCGGCATCGACCCGCACCGCCTGCGCGGCAGCCGGACCGGCGTGTTCGCCGGGGTGACCCACCAGGGTTACGGCCCGCCGTGGGACTCCGCCGCCGGCGCCGCGGCGGGGCACCTGCTCACCGGCATCGCCTCCAGCGTCGTCGCCGGGCGGGTGGCCTACACCTTCGGCCTGGAGGGCCCGGCGCTGTCGGTGGACACGTCCTGCTCGTCGTCGCTGGTGGCACTGCACCTGGCCGCCGAATCGCTGCGGCGCGGGGAATCCACGCTGGCGCTGGCCGGCGGCGTGACCGTGATGAGCAACCCCGGCGCGTTCGTCGAGTTCGGCCGGCAGCGGGGGCTGGCGCCGGACGGGCGGTGCAAGCCGTTCGCGGCGGCCGCCGACGGCACGGCCTGGGGCGAGGGCGCCGGTGTCCTGCTGCTGGAACGGCTTTCCGACGCCGAGCGCCACGGGCACGAGGTGCTGGCGGTGCTCCGCGGGTCCGCGGTGAACTCCGACGGCGCGAGCAACGGCCTGACCGCGCCGAACGGCCCGTCGCAGCAACGCGTCATCCGGGCGGCGCTGGCGAACGCCGGACTGTCGGCTTCGGACGTCGACGTCGTCGAAGCGCACGGCACCGGGACGACCCTGGGCGACCCGATCGAAGCGCAAGCACTGCTGGCGACCTACGGTCAGGACCGGCCGGCGGATCGCCCGCTCTGGCTGGGGTCGGTGAAGTCGAACATCGGGCACACGCAGGCCGCGGCGGGGGTGGCCGGCGTGATCAAGATGGTCGAGGCGCTGCGGCACGGCGTCCTGCCGCCCACGCTGCACCTGGACGAGCCGACACCCCGCGTGGACTGGTCGGCGGGTGCGGTGCGGCTGCTCGACGGCGCGGTCGACTGGCCCGCCGGGGACCGGCCGCGCCGGGCGGGCGTCTCGTCGTTCGGCATGAGCGGGACCAACGCGCACGTCGTCCTCGAACAGGCGCCGGTCCGCGCGCGTCCCGGCGCCGCCACAGTGCCCGCGACCGTGCCGCTGGCCCTGTCCGCGAAGACCGGGACGGCGCTGGCCGCGCAGGCCGCGCGGCTGCTGTCCCATGTGGACGGTGCCGACGTCCGGTGGGCGGACCTGGGCGCGTCCCTGGCCGCGCGCCCGCTGTTCGACCACCGCGCCGTGGTGCTGCCGGGGGTGGACCCGCGGGCGGCACTGCAGGCGCTGGCGACGGGACGGCGGACGACCTCGGTGCTCTCGGGCGTCGCGACCGCGGCGGGCCGGACCGTGTTCGTCTTCCCCGGCCAGGGCGGGCAGTGGGCCGGGATGGGCGCGCGGCTGCTGCGCGAGTCCGAGGTGTTCGCCAAGCGGATGGCCGAATGCGACGCCGCGCTGGGCGAGTTCGTCGACTGGTCGGTGACCGGGGTGCTGCTCGGCGAACCGGGGGCACCCGGCCTGGACGCCGTCGACGTCGTGCAGCCGGCGTTGTTCGCGACGATGGTTTCGCTGGCCCGGCTGTGGCAGTCCGCCGGCGTCGAGCCGGCCGCGGTCGTCGGGCACTCGCAGGGTGAGATCGCCGCCGCCTGCGTCGCCGGTGCACTGTCCCTTTCGGACGCCGCCCGTGTGGTCGCGTTGCGCAGCAAGGCGTTGGGCGAACTGGCCGGCCAGGGCGGGATGGTCTCGGTGGCCCTGCCCGGACCCGCGGCGGCCGCCCTGTTGGCCCGCTGGGACGACCGGCTCGCGCTCGCCGCGGTCAACGGGCCGTCGTCCGTGGTCGTCTCGGGTGATCCCGAGGCGCTGCAAGAACTCGTCGCGCGCTGCGAGAGCGACGGCGTTCGTGCCCGGGCCGTTCCGGTGGACTACGCCTCGCACTCGGCGCACGTCGAGCGGATCCGGGACCGGCTGCTGAGCGAGCTGGCCCCGATCCGGCCGCGGGTGCCCGGGATCGCGTTCTGGTCGACGGTCACCGGCGAGCGGCTCGACGGCCCCGCGACCGACGCCGGCTACTGGTACCGGAACCTGCGGCAGACCGTGTTGCTGGAGCCGGTCGTCGAGCGGCTCGCCGAGGCCGGCCACACCGCGTTCGTCGAGGTCGGCCCGCACCCGGTGCTGCTGGCGGCGGTGCTGGAGACCGTCGAGGCGAGTGGCGCGGACGCCGTGGTCACCGGCACCCTGCGGCGCGGTGACGACAGCCTGGACCGGTTCGCCGAGTCGGTGGCCGCCCTGCACGTCCGCGGGGTCGCCGTCGACTGGCGGTCGTTCTTCCCCGACGCCCGGCGCGTCCCACTGCCGACTTACCCGTTCGAGCGCGAGCGGTTCTGGCTGGACCGGGGCGCGCCGGCCGCGGGGCCGCCGGCGTCCGGGCACCCGCTGCTGGGAGCCGTCGTCGCGGTCGCCGGCCGGGCGGAGGTCGCCTTCGCCGGGCGGCTGGGTGTCGCGGACCGGCCATGGCTCGCCGACCACGCCGTGCACGGCGCGATCCTGTTCCCCGGCACCGGTTTCCTGGAGCTGGCGAGCGCCGCGGGCGACCGCACGGGGTGCGCGACCGTCGAAGAGCTGACGCTCGAAGCGCCGCTGGTGCTGCCCGCGACCGGGACCGTCGAGACGCAGGTCCTGGTCGGCGAACCGGACGACACCGGACGTCGGGTCGTCGCCGTCCACTCCCGGCCCGAGGGTGGGGAGTGGACGCGCCACGCCACCGGCGTGCTGTCGGCGGCCGAGCCGCCGGCCGCCGGGCCGGTCGAGTGGCCGCCGCCCGGCGCGGTCCCGGTGGACCTGACCGGCTTCTACGACCACCTCGCCGACCGCGGTTACGGCTACGGGCCGGCCTTTCGCGGCCTGCGGGCGGCCTGGCGGGCCGGGGACGACGTCTACGCCGAAGTCCGCCTCCCGGACGGCTGCCCCGCCGAGTCCTTCGGCCTGCACCCCGCGTTGCTGGACGCCGCGTTGCACGCCGCCGGGCTCCGGGGCGCTCCGGACGGTCTGCCGTTTTCGTGGACCGGCTACACGCGGTTCGCGGCCGAGGCCACCGGGGTGCGCGTCCGGCTGTCCCCGGCCGGTGACGGCATCGCGGTGACCGTCGTCGACGAGACCGGTGAACCGGTCGCCCGGATCGACGCGCTGGTGACCCGGCCGGCCCCGGAACTCGCCCGCCCGGCCACCGCCGACGGGCTCCACCGGCTCACCTGGGTGCCCGTCCCCGGCCCGGGTGCGGCCACCACCTGGACCGAAGTGTCCACAGTGGACGAATTGGCCGGAGTGAGTGGTGATCTGGTCGCCGGGTTCGCCGTCGAGGACGGCGATCCGGCCACCACCGTCCGCCGGACCACGCTGCGGGCGCTGGAACTCCTGCAGGCCTTCCTCGGCGACGAGCACCGCGCCGGGACCGACCGGCTCGTGCTGCACACCCGCGGGGCCGTCGCGACCGGGGCGGGGGAGCTGCCGGACCCGGCCCAGGCGGCGGTCTGGGGCCTGGTGCGCTCCGCGCAGTCCGAGCACCCCGGCCGGTTCGTGCTGGTGGACGACCCGGCCGGCGACGCGCTCGGGGCCGCCCTCGCCCTCGGCGAACCGCAAGTGGCGGTGCGGGACGGCGAGTTCCGCGTCCCGCGGCTCGCCCGCCTGGCCCCCGGCGACGCCACTCCGGTGTGGGGTGGCGGGACGGTGCTGGTCACCGGCGCCTCCGGGCTGATCGGCGGCCTGGTCGCGCGGCGGCTCGTCACCCACCACGGCGTCACCCGGCTCGCGCTGCTCGGCCGGCGCGGGGCCGACACGCCGGAAGCCGCCGCGCTGCTGGCGGGCTTGGGCGCCGAGGCCACCTGGCACGCGTGCGACGTCGCGGACCGGGCCGCCCTGGCCGGCGTCGTGGCCGGCCTGCCGGACCTGACCGCCGTCGTGCACTCGGCGGGCGCGCTGGACGACGGCGTCGTCACGGCCCTGACCCCCGACCGGCTCGAAACGGTGCTGCGGCCCAAGCTCGACGCGGCGCTGGCGCTGCACGAAGTGACGAAAAACCGGGACCTGGCGGCGTTCCTGCTGTTCTCGTCGGCGTCGGGCCTGCTCGGCACGGCCGGGCAAGCCGGGTACGCGGCGTCGAACGCCTTCCTCGACGCCTACACCCAGCGCCTGCGCGCCGCCGGCGTGCCGGCAAAAGCGCTGGCCTGGGGCCTGTGGGCCGAGCCGAGCGCGATGAGCGGCGGGCTCGGCGACGTCTACCTCGCCCGCGGCGCCCGCATCGGCCTGCTCCCGCTGTCGTCGGAGCAGGGCCTCGAGCTGTTCGACGCGGCGCTGACCGTGGACGAGGCCGTCGTCGTCCCGGTGCGGGTCGACACCGCCGTCCTGCGCACGGCCGAGGCCGGGGTGCCGCCGGTGCTGCGCGGCCTCGCCGGACCCCACCGGCGCCGCGCGGCCGACCCGGTCCACCGCCCGGACCCGGACGGCTTCGCGCGGCGGATGCGTGCCTTGAGCCAGGCCGAGCGCGCCGAAGCCTTGCTCGGCCTGGTGCGGGAGCTGACCGCGGACGCGCTGGGGCTCCCGTCCGCCGCGGCGGTCCGCGACGACCGCGGGTTCCTGGAGGTCGGCTTCGACTCGCTGATCGCCGTGGAGTTCCGCAACCGGCTCAGCGCCGCCACCGGCGTCAAGCTGCCGAGCACGCTGGTCTTCGACCACCCCTCGCCCGCCGCGGTCGCGGAGTTCGCCGCGGCGCGGCTGGCCGGGAACGGCGAGGACACCGCGGCCGCGGCGCTCGCCGGCCTCGACGGCGTGGCCGCGGTGCTCCGGTCCGCCGGACCCGAGGCGCGCGCCCGGATCGTCACGCGCCTGCAGGCGCTCGTCGCCGATCCCGGCGCCGCGCCGGACGACGCCGGCTCGGACGACCTGGCCGGCGCGTCCGACGAGGAGCTCTTCGACCTCATCGACAACGACTTCGGGATGGCGTGA